Proteins from a single region of Geothrix sp. PMB-07:
- a CDS encoding NAD-dependent epimerase/dehydratase family protein → MNVSRREFMQWSAAATALAATGLDLSAAPAKVAPKKILILGGTGFLGPATIEIAQAHGHQVTMFNRGKTRPDLFPGVEKLHGDRDPKKGEGLKALEGGKWDAVIDNSGYYPRMVGASAALVAPFAKQYIYISSISAYKEPNPENGTEDAPLATLADPTVEDMGKEFQNYGGLKALCEQAAQKAMPGRATIIRPGYIVGPDDPTGRFTYWPVRFDKGSELAVPGAPSDPVEIIDVRDLAAWLVHLVEQGTTGVFNACGPEKRLAWGTLVEACQKVGNPNAKPLWIPADFVAKQEGLEFPIWAPYAGETKGFHTWRNDRAVKAGLKFRPALDTVKDTLTWFKTQEKVEKGRNKLAGPSAEQEAKLIAAWREASKAKG, encoded by the coding sequence ATGAACGTGTCCCGTCGTGAATTCATGCAGTGGTCCGCCGCAGCCACCGCCCTGGCCGCCACGGGCCTGGACCTTTCCGCAGCACCCGCCAAGGTGGCCCCCAAGAAGATCCTCATTCTGGGCGGCACCGGCTTCCTGGGCCCCGCCACCATCGAGATCGCCCAGGCGCACGGCCACCAGGTGACCATGTTCAACCGCGGGAAGACGCGGCCCGACCTCTTTCCCGGTGTCGAGAAACTGCACGGCGACCGCGACCCCAAGAAGGGCGAGGGACTGAAGGCGCTGGAGGGCGGCAAGTGGGACGCCGTCATCGACAACAGCGGCTACTACCCGCGCATGGTCGGCGCCTCGGCGGCCCTGGTGGCCCCCTTCGCCAAGCAGTACATCTACATCTCCAGCATCAGCGCCTACAAGGAGCCCAACCCCGAGAACGGCACTGAGGATGCGCCGCTCGCCACGCTGGCCGATCCCACCGTGGAAGATATGGGGAAGGAATTCCAGAACTACGGCGGCCTCAAGGCCCTGTGCGAACAGGCCGCCCAGAAGGCCATGCCCGGCCGCGCCACCATCATCCGCCCCGGCTACATCGTGGGGCCCGACGATCCCACCGGCCGCTTCACCTACTGGCCCGTGCGCTTCGACAAGGGCAGTGAACTCGCCGTGCCCGGCGCGCCCAGCGACCCCGTGGAGATCATCGACGTGCGCGACCTGGCCGCCTGGCTGGTGCACCTGGTGGAACAGGGCACCACCGGCGTCTTCAACGCCTGCGGCCCCGAAAAGCGCCTGGCCTGGGGCACCCTGGTGGAGGCCTGCCAGAAGGTCGGCAACCCGAACGCCAAGCCCCTGTGGATTCCAGCCGACTTCGTCGCCAAGCAGGAAGGCCTGGAGTTCCCGATCTGGGCGCCCTATGCGGGCGAGACCAAGGGCTTCCACACCTGGCGCAATGACCGCGCCGTGAAGGCGGGCTTGAAGTTCCGCCCGGCCCTCGACACTGTCAAGGACACCCTGACCTGGTTCAAGACCCAGGAGAAGGTGGAGAAGGGCCGCAACAAGCTGGCAGGCCCCAGTGCCGAGCAGGAGGCCAAGCTCATCGCCGCCTGGCGCGAAGCCAGCAAGGCCAAGGGCTGA
- a CDS encoding NTP/NDP exchange transporter, whose amino-acid sequence MTPARLLRRLVLLEEGEAPGLLWSTLYFFLLFFGFYLVRPVREAIGIARGADKLPWLMTGTLLAMVLANPAFATLVSKLPRRRFIPLAYRFFAVNMLALFLAFRFLPNHGGAILGYGFYIWLSVFNLFVVSVFWGLMSDVWAEGQGKRLFGFIATGGTLGAIAGAALTGVLTKGFVVASFKVKVDPLSLLLVSALTLEAAVFCVKRLMAIFHVGEETQGTREPGPGPLEGLRLIATSRYLQLICLYILLFTITSTLLYLQQGSIVERTFAGTAARTAAFARIDLWVNVLTLVTQVLLTGRLITALGIPVVLSILPVLTLVGFGALWIWPTFAVMALIQVLRRGLHYALDRPAREVLYIPLGPEERYKAKPFIDTFIYRGGDLLGVWAPTALVALAIPVGLASLGCSGLWWASSLALGRRVRLGG is encoded by the coding sequence ATGACACCTGCCCGCCTGCTCCGTCGCCTGGTGCTGCTCGAGGAGGGCGAAGCCCCGGGGCTGCTCTGGTCCACCCTGTATTTCTTTCTTCTGTTCTTCGGCTTCTACCTGGTGCGCCCGGTGCGCGAAGCCATCGGCATCGCCCGGGGCGCGGACAAGCTGCCTTGGCTCATGACGGGCACCCTGCTGGCCATGGTGTTGGCCAATCCGGCCTTCGCCACCCTGGTGTCGAAGCTGCCGCGGCGGCGCTTCATCCCGCTGGCCTACCGCTTCTTCGCGGTGAACATGCTGGCGCTCTTCCTGGCCTTCCGTTTCCTGCCCAACCATGGCGGCGCCATCCTGGGCTACGGCTTCTACATCTGGCTCAGTGTCTTCAACCTCTTCGTGGTGTCGGTGTTCTGGGGCCTCATGTCCGATGTGTGGGCCGAAGGCCAGGGCAAGCGGCTCTTCGGCTTCATCGCCACCGGTGGCACCTTGGGCGCCATCGCGGGCGCGGCGCTCACGGGGGTGCTGACCAAGGGTTTCGTCGTCGCCAGCTTTAAGGTGAAGGTGGATCCACTGTCGCTGCTGCTGGTTTCGGCGCTGACGCTGGAGGCGGCGGTGTTCTGCGTGAAACGGTTGATGGCCATCTTCCATGTGGGGGAAGAGACGCAAGGCACGAGGGAGCCGGGCCCCGGCCCTCTGGAAGGCCTGCGGCTCATCGCCACCTCGCGCTACCTCCAACTCATCTGCCTCTACATCCTGCTCTTCACCATCACCAGCACCCTGCTCTACCTGCAGCAGGGCAGCATCGTGGAGCGCACCTTTGCGGGCACTGCCGCCCGCACAGCGGCCTTCGCCCGCATCGATCTCTGGGTGAACGTGCTCACGTTGGTGACGCAGGTGCTGCTCACGGGCCGCCTCATCACGGCCCTGGGCATTCCCGTGGTGCTGTCCATCCTGCCGGTGCTCACCCTCGTGGGCTTCGGCGCTCTTTGGATCTGGCCCACCTTCGCCGTCATGGCCCTGATCCAGGTGCTGCGCCGCGGTCTTCACTACGCGTTGGACCGTCCGGCCCGCGAGGTGCTCTACATTCCGCTGGGACCTGAGGAGCGCTACAAGGCAAAGCCCTTCATCGACACCTTCATCTACCGCGGCGGCGACCTGCTGGGTGTCTGGGCTCCCACGGCGCTGGTGGCGTTGGCGATTCCCGTGGGTTTGGCCTCGCTGGGATGTTCAGGCCTGTGGTGGGCCAGCAGCCTGGCTTTGGGGCGCCGGGTGCGATTGGGAGGTTGA